DNA sequence from the Gordonia polyisoprenivorans genome:
CACCGATCGAAGCGGCCGCCGGTCATTCGGACGGCGGCTCGCACCGCGATGACTTCTGGGCGCCCGGCGAGTCAGCATCCTCGGAGCAGGAAATCAGACCGCCGGCAGATCAACAGCAGTGGAGGGTGACCGATGGGTTCTCGGCGCGAGGTATGGCCGGTCGTGCACGCCGAACGCCGACGGCTCGTCGATGCACTCGAGAACGTCGATGAGGACGCCTGGACCACACCGTCGCTGTGCCCGGATTGGGATGTCCACGACGTGCTGGCCCATCTGGTCGACGGCGCCCGCACCACGCGGGCCGCCTTCGTGTGGCGGATGATGCGCTCGCGCTTCGATTTCGGCGCCGATAACGACCGCGGGATCGTCTCGGCGAAGGCTTCGGACCCGCGGGAGACCCTTGCCCGGCTGGCACGGTCGGCGCAGCTGCGGCGCACCCCGCCGGCGGCACCGGCGACGCGGCTCGTCGAGGTGTTCGTCCACGGTGAAGACATCCGCCGACCCCTCGGTATCGACGCCGATCTCCCCGTCGAGCACGTCATGACCGCGCTGGTCCACCAGACGCGCACCCGGGTCGCCTGGGGAGGCGGGCGCGAGCGGGTGGATGGGCTGCACCTCGTGGTCACCGACGCCGAGATGCTCTACGGCGAGGGCCCCACGG
Encoded proteins:
- a CDS encoding maleylpyruvate isomerase family mycothiol-dependent enzyme, yielding MGSRREVWPVVHAERRRLVDALENVDEDAWTTPSLCPDWDVHDVLAHLVDGARTTRAAFVWRMMRSRFDFGADNDRGIVSAKASDPRETLARLARSAQLRRTPPAAPATRLVEVFVHGEDIRRPLGIDADLPVEHVMTALVHQTRTRVAWGGGRERVDGLHLVVTDAEMLYGEGPTVRGRAIDLLLAVSGRPVVDGVLTGPGAARLRTHAVAH